One genomic region from Nostoc sphaeroides encodes:
- the serA gene encoding phosphoglycerate dehydrogenase: MSKVLVSDSIDQAGIDILSQVATVDVKLGLKPAELIEIIGEYDALMIRSSTRVTQEIIEAGTQLKIIGRAGVGVDNVDVPAATRRGIVVVNSPEGNTIAAAEHALAMILALSRHIPDANASVKRGAWDRNSFVGAEVYKKTLGVVGLGKIGSHVAAVAKTMGMKLLAYDPFISTDRAEQLGCQLVELDLLFQQADYITLHIPKTPETTHLINATTLAKMKPTARIINCARGGIIDEVALAAALKAGKIGGAALDVFESEPLGESELRSLGKEVILTPHLGASTAEAQVNVAIDVAEQIRDVLLGLPARSAVNIPGLGPDVLEELKPYMQLAETLGNLVGQLAGGRVEVLNIRLQGELATNKSQPLVVAALKGLLYQALRERVNYVNASIEAKERGIRVIETRDASIRDYAGTLHLEATGTLGTHSVTGALLGEREIHLTDVDGFPINVPPSKYMLFTLHRDMPGIIGKLGSLLGSFNVNIASMQVGRKIVRGDAVMALSIDDPLPEGILEEIIKVPGIRDAYTVTL, translated from the coding sequence ATGTCTAAGGTTCTTGTCTCAGATTCTATTGACCAAGCTGGAATTGACATTCTTTCGCAAGTTGCTACCGTTGATGTCAAACTAGGTCTAAAACCAGCAGAACTGATCGAAATTATTGGTGAGTATGACGCGCTGATGATTCGCTCTAGTACGCGCGTCACCCAAGAAATCATTGAAGCCGGCACTCAGCTAAAAATCATCGGTCGTGCTGGTGTGGGTGTGGATAATGTGGATGTTCCCGCAGCCACCCGCCGGGGAATTGTAGTAGTCAATTCTCCAGAGGGAAACACAATTGCCGCCGCCGAACATGCGTTAGCGATGATTTTGGCTTTGTCTCGCCACATTCCCGATGCTAACGCTTCGGTGAAACGCGGGGCGTGGGATCGCAATAGCTTTGTCGGCGCGGAAGTCTACAAAAAAACTCTCGGCGTTGTCGGGTTGGGTAAAATTGGCTCCCATGTTGCGGCTGTAGCTAAGACAATGGGGATGAAACTTTTAGCTTATGACCCTTTTATTTCTACAGACCGAGCCGAACAACTTGGCTGTCAGTTAGTTGAGCTAGATTTACTCTTCCAGCAAGCAGATTATATCACTCTACACATCCCGAAAACCCCAGAAACCACCCACTTAATCAATGCCACAACCCTGGCAAAGATGAAACCGACAGCCCGGATTATCAACTGCGCTCGTGGTGGGATCATTGATGAAGTAGCTTTAGCAGCAGCTCTGAAAGCTGGTAAGATTGGGGGCGCAGCTTTGGATGTGTTCGAGTCAGAACCATTGGGTGAATCGGAATTGCGATCGCTAGGCAAAGAAGTTATCCTCACCCCCCACTTGGGAGCCTCTACCGCAGAAGCTCAAGTGAATGTGGCTATTGATGTTGCTGAACAAATTCGGGATGTCCTTTTAGGACTACCAGCGCGTTCAGCCGTCAACATTCCCGGACTCGGCCCCGATGTGTTGGAAGAACTCAAACCCTACATGCAACTAGCAGAAACTCTAGGTAATCTAGTAGGACAGCTAGCTGGCGGACGGGTGGAAGTACTCAATATTCGACTCCAAGGGGAACTCGCAACCAACAAAAGTCAGCCTTTGGTAGTCGCTGCCCTCAAAGGTTTACTTTACCAAGCTTTGCGAGAACGGGTAAATTACGTAAATGCCAGCATAGAAGCTAAAGAACGCGGAATTAGGGTGATTGAAACCCGCGATGCTTCCATTCGAGACTATGCCGGAACGCTTCATCTAGAAGCCACGGGTACTTTAGGGACTCATTCTGTCACCGGCGCTTTGTTGGGTGAACGGGAAATCCATTTAACTGATGTTGACGGTTTCCCGATTAACGTCCCACCCAGCAAATATATGCTGTTTACCCTGCACCGCGATATGCCGGGGATTATCGGCAAACTCGGTTCCCTACTCGGCAGTTTTAATGTGAATATTGCCAGTATGCAAGTAGGTCGTAAAATCGTCCGTGGTGATGCCGTAATGGCTCTGAGTATAGATGACCCATTACCAGAGGGCATTTTGGAGGAGATTATAAAAGTCCCTGGTATTCGGGACGCGTATACAGTAACACTATGA
- the prmA gene encoding 50S ribosomal protein L11 methyltransferase, with protein MANTWWELQILCEPDLEDSIFWRLEDFGCRGTASENKGNSSLVRAYLSTIQTQLLDLAALSLWLRQDALCVGVSSPSLQWQLIDEEDWATSWKQYWHPQEIGDRFLINPAWLPLPETTERLVIRLDPGVAFGTGNHATTQLCLESLEMRLSGVSQSFVGASGKHEHLVIADIGCGSGILSIGALLLGAEKVYAVDNDPLAVQSTISNGALNDISPERLLPALGSVDVLTKLVEKPVDGIVCNILAHVIIELIPEMSAIAKPETWAIFSGILLEQSKGVADALEQNGWVVATLWKRKEWCCLNVRRS; from the coding sequence ATGGCAAACACCTGGTGGGAACTACAGATTTTATGTGAGCCAGACCTAGAAGATTCGATCTTTTGGCGACTGGAAGATTTTGGCTGTCGGGGGACAGCTAGTGAAAACAAAGGAAATTCATCTTTAGTCAGGGCTTATTTATCGACAATTCAAACGCAGCTGCTAGATTTGGCAGCGCTATCGCTGTGGCTGCGTCAAGATGCTCTCTGTGTAGGAGTTTCATCTCCCTCTCTGCAATGGCAATTAATTGATGAAGAAGATTGGGCGACTAGCTGGAAACAATATTGGCATCCGCAGGAAATAGGCGATCGCTTCTTAATCAACCCCGCGTGGCTACCATTACCAGAAACAACGGAACGGTTAGTGATTCGTCTTGACCCTGGTGTAGCATTTGGTACGGGCAACCATGCCACCACTCAGCTATGTTTGGAATCCCTGGAAATGCGGCTGAGTGGAGTTTCTCAGTCGTTTGTGGGTGCTAGTGGCAAACATGAACATCTGGTAATTGCGGATATTGGCTGTGGTTCTGGTATCCTTTCAATTGGGGCGCTGCTACTGGGAGCAGAGAAAGTCTATGCAGTAGATAATGACCCTTTGGCGGTGCAATCAACTATCAGCAATGGTGCGCTCAACGACATTAGTCCAGAACGTTTACTACCTGCACTGGGAAGTGTAGACGTTTTGACAAAACTAGTTGAGAAACCAGTAGATGGTATCGTTTGCAATATTTTGGCTCATGTAATTATTGAATTAATTCCCGAAATGAGTGCGATCGCTAAACCTGAGACTTGGGCAATTTTCAGTGGTATTTTACTAGAACAATCTAAAGGTGTTGCTGATGCCTTAGAACAAAATGGTTGGGTGGTTGCTACCTTGTGGAAACGAAAAGAATGGTGTTGCTTGAATGTACGGCGTTCTTAA
- a CDS encoding HIT family protein: MKQQKNQFSHLTAIERSYLSFPAQFLLNQNLLQGKILDFGCGFGNDVKILRQKGFDITGYDPYYFPEYPDNKFDTIICFYVLNVLFPEVQANVLMEISHLLKPGGKAYYAVRRDIKKEGFREHYVHKKPTYQCIVKLPFSSIFLDEHRQIYEYIHYNHQRNSSNYCIFCNPRNNLKLLTESATAYAIFDGYPISKGHVLVVPKRHVSNYFELPFKEQSACWFMVNKVQEIIKAEFEPDGFNIGMNINRAAGQNIMHASIHIIPRYKGDTVSTKSGIRNVVPKKQ, encoded by the coding sequence ATGAAACAGCAAAAAAATCAATTCAGCCATCTTACTGCGATCGAAAGAAGTTATCTATCATTTCCGGCACAGTTTTTATTAAATCAAAACCTTCTCCAAGGCAAAATACTAGACTTTGGTTGTGGCTTTGGTAATGATGTTAAAATATTGCGCCAAAAAGGTTTTGATATTACAGGCTATGACCCTTATTATTTTCCAGAATATCCTGATAATAAATTTGATACCATAATTTGCTTTTATGTTTTAAATGTTTTATTTCCTGAAGTGCAAGCTAATGTTCTGATGGAAATATCACATTTATTAAAACCAGGGGGTAAAGCTTATTATGCTGTAAGAAGGGATATCAAAAAAGAAGGTTTTAGAGAGCATTATGTCCATAAAAAACCAACATATCAATGTATTGTCAAACTTCCCTTTTCTTCAATTTTCTTAGATGAACATCGGCAAATATATGAATATATTCACTATAACCATCAGCGAAATTCATCTAATTATTGTATATTTTGTAATCCTCGAAATAATCTAAAGCTATTAACTGAATCAGCAACTGCTTACGCTATTTTTGACGGCTATCCAATAAGTAAAGGACATGTTTTAGTTGTTCCCAAACGTCATGTTAGCAATTATTTTGAATTACCATTTAAAGAGCAATCTGCTTGCTGGTTTATGGTGAACAAAGTACAAGAAATTATTAAAGCAGAATTTGAACCTGATGGCTTTAACATAGGAATGAACATCAATCGAGCCGCAGGTCAAAATATTATGCACGCCAGTATTCATATCATCCCTCGTTACAAAGGTGATACTGTCTCTACTAAAAGTGGAATCAGGAACGTTGTTCCTAAAAAGCAATAG
- a CDS encoding Uma2 family endonuclease: MVLQVNPIQKEPIVTWEALPADFILPDDPVENIQQPAIAAALTDALGSTGRIQPQMLIGSNFGLVATVNKKIVVKAPDWFYVPQVQPVGTNVVRRSYTPNLEGAAVAVVMEFLSDTEGGELSVRSTPPYGKLYYYEKILQVPTYVTYDPYEPSLELRCLQNGQYTLQQADANGRFWIPELELFLGIWQGERLCQTMNWLRWWDTEGNLLLWSSEQAQQERQRAQQERQRAQQERQRAQQESQRADILAAKLRELGVDPDA, encoded by the coding sequence ATGGTTCTACAAGTTAACCCCATCCAAAAAGAACCAATTGTTACTTGGGAAGCACTTCCAGCCGACTTCATTTTACCAGACGATCCAGTGGAAAATATTCAACAACCTGCGATCGCTGCTGCGCTTACCGATGCTTTGGGAAGCACAGGACGCATCCAACCTCAAATGCTGATTGGCTCTAATTTTGGTCTTGTAGCCACAGTCAACAAAAAAATTGTCGTTAAAGCCCCAGACTGGTTTTATGTCCCTCAAGTGCAGCCTGTGGGAACAAATGTAGTTCGTCGCAGCTATACCCCAAATTTAGAAGGTGCTGCTGTGGCTGTAGTAATGGAATTTCTCTCAGACACAGAAGGTGGAGAACTATCAGTCCGCTCAACTCCACCCTACGGTAAACTCTATTATTACGAGAAGATTCTCCAAGTTCCAACCTACGTAACCTACGACCCTTACGAACCAAGTCTAGAACTACGATGCTTGCAAAATGGACAATATACCTTGCAGCAAGCAGACGCCAATGGACGCTTTTGGATTCCTGAATTAGAGTTATTTCTCGGAATTTGGCAAGGTGAAAGATTATGCCAAACCATGAATTGGCTGCGCTGGTGGGATACAGAAGGAAATTTGCTGTTGTGGAGCAGCGAACAAGCCCAACAAGAACGCCAACGCGCCCAACAAGAACGCCAACGTGCCCAACAAGAACGCCAACGTGCCCAACAGGAAAGCCAACGTGCTGATATATTAGCAGCTAAGTTACGTGAGCTAGGTGTTGACCCTGATGCATAG
- a CDS encoding RNA-guided endonuclease InsQ/TnpB family protein — MIVFEAKLEGQNEQYRALDEAIRTARFVRNSCLRYWMDNKGIGRYDLNKFCAVLAASIEFPWVDKLNSMARQASAERAWSAIARFFDNCKKGKPGKKGFPKFKKEQTHGSVEYKTCGWKLSDDRRYITFSDGFKAGTFKLWGTRDLHFYQLKQFKRVRVVRRADGYYCQFCIDQERVERREPTGKTIGIDVGLNHFYTDSNGETVPNPRHLRKSEKSLRRLQRRMSKTKKGSQNRIKFRNKLARKHLKVSRQRKDFAVKTARCVVRSNDLVAYEDLMVRNMVKNHPLAKSISDASWSLFRDWVEYFGKVFGVVTVAVPPHYTSQNCSNCGEVVKKTFLTRTHVCPHCGHTQDRDWNAARNILEKGLSTAGHVGTNASGETDQYLSEETPSSKSTRGKRKPRERSLESPPSTK, encoded by the coding sequence ATGATCGTATTTGAGGCAAAACTTGAAGGACAAAACGAGCAGTATCGAGCGCTTGATGAAGCGATTCGTACTGCTCGTTTTGTGCGTAATAGCTGCCTGAGATACTGGATGGACAATAAGGGCATTGGACGCTATGACCTAAATAAATTTTGCGCTGTACTTGCAGCCAGTATTGAGTTTCCTTGGGTTGACAAGCTGAACTCAATGGCAAGACAAGCCAGTGCTGAAAGGGCGTGGTCTGCAATCGCTCGGTTCTTTGATAACTGCAAAAAAGGTAAACCAGGGAAAAAGGGATTTCCAAAGTTTAAGAAAGAACAAACGCATGGTTCTGTTGAGTACAAAACCTGTGGATGGAAACTTTCTGATGACCGCAGGTATATCACTTTCTCGGATGGATTTAAGGCAGGAACCTTTAAACTCTGGGGAACTCGTGACCTGCATTTCTACCAGCTTAAACAGTTTAAAAGGGTGCGGGTTGTACGTCGTGCAGATGGCTATTATTGCCAATTTTGCATTGACCAAGAGCGAGTTGAAAGACGAGAACCAACAGGAAAAACTATTGGTATTGATGTTGGACTGAACCATTTCTACACCGATAGTAACGGAGAGACAGTCCCCAATCCTAGACATCTTCGCAAGAGTGAGAAGTCTTTGAGGCGGTTGCAACGCCGGATGTCTAAGACTAAAAAAGGTTCTCAAAACAGAATTAAGTTTAGAAATAAACTTGCACGGAAACACCTCAAAGTAAGTCGCCAGCGTAAAGACTTTGCCGTTAAGACAGCAAGGTGCGTGGTGAGGTCTAACGACCTTGTGGCGTATGAAGATTTGATGGTGCGGAATATGGTGAAAAATCACCCCTTGGCTAAGTCTATTAGTGATGCTTCGTGGTCGTTGTTTCGTGATTGGGTTGAGTATTTCGGTAAGGTGTTTGGTGTGGTCACGGTTGCCGTTCCACCTCACTACACCAGTCAGAATTGCTCTAACTGTGGCGAGGTTGTCAAAAAGACGTTCTTAACCAGAACTCATGTTTGTCCTCATTGTGGGCATACCCAAGACAGGGATTGGAACGCAGCGCGGAACATATTAGAAAAAGGATTGAGTACGGCGGGTCACGTCGGAACTAACGCCTCTGGAGAGACTGACCAATACTTGAGTGAGGAAACTCCTTCAAGCAAGTCAACTCGTGGAAAGAGGAAACCCAGAGAGCGATCTTTGGAATCCCCACCCTCAACGAAGTAG
- a CDS encoding HEAT repeat domain-containing protein — protein sequence MIVEWFTLWIGQKAVGFLVKTIISEEFVKDLLKDYAKDFFKYIFNNAVTAPFKQEPLEKAVVMAVTEFLQLMQQDLDDSVLAEDEIKKYEQPLNKFLKHPEVKAILGSAFKDDSQAIDTKKLETIWYELNASYPLPDDFNWKRIARKYLQKVKEIIIGVPELREILDSRNLDKIQNNTTEIAGIIPDFDLERYQEAIKETYSNLNLDSLDTSTYDYRDKLKVWDIFIAQNVREIHQVIPRIHELPKEHLRRLQETNELEAEVELEELERYKRVYLEQPKRSVVDIVNEQQTNKYIVILGDPGSGKSTLLKYLALNWARSPLNNSFSLPIPVLIELRTYMRRREDKECHNFLEFFHKCSGAISHLNQHQLHEQLKSGKALVMFDGLDEVFDPAQREDVITDIHRFTNEYRDVQVIVTSRVIGYKPQRLRDAEFHHFILQDLEAEQIQDFIYRWHELTFIDTADKVRKWERLKIGIETSQSIAELAGNPLLLTMMAILNRNQELPRDRAELYNQASRVLLHQWDVERALQEDKRLDPKTIDYKDKQAMLRQVAYRMQTGDKGLAGNLISADDLEKILTDYLKSLDVIQARELARVMINQLRTRNFILCFLGADYYAFVHRTFLEYFCAWEFVWQFEKERSISIEYLKTEVFGKHWQDETWHEVLLLIAGMIDAKFVGEIIDYLMVQDGEEEKSINLFLAAKCLAEVRNRSVITSVANKLFDKLKDLTKYDLWYYYTPDQDEETKLVWEIRTQAVATIAAIWKDNNDTLHWLKDRATADNKWDVRRATIEALASNFKDDPDTRSFLKDRATADDNWDVRRATIEALASNFKDDPDTRSFLKDRATADDNWDVRRAAIQALASNFKDDPDTRSFLKDRATADNKWDVRRATIEALASNFKDDPDTRSFLKDRATADDNWDVRRATIEALASNFKDDPDTRSFLKDRATADDNWDVRRAAIQALASNFKDDPDTRSFLKDRATADNKWDVRRATIEALASNFKDDPDTRSFLKDRATADDNWDVRRATIEALASNFKDDPDTRSILKDRATADNESYVRRAAIEALASNFKDDPDTRSILKDRATADDDGDVRYAAIQALASNFKDDPDTRSILKDRATADDDGDVRYAAIEALASNFKDDPDTRSILKDRATADDDGDVRYAAIQALASNFKDDPDTRSFLKDRANADDNWDVRRAAIQALASNFKDDQDTRSILKDRATADDDGDVRYAAIQALASNFKDDPDTRSFLKDRANADDNWDVRRAAIQALASNFKDDQDTRSILKDRATADDNWDVRRAAIQALGKHFRNQPELFEIYYNCAFNDPFKRKKDYETNPRRVALEIIIKQFSQHPQTLPLLHDRAKNDPDEQVRKFAQQKLAELEK from the coding sequence ATGATAGTTGAGTGGTTCACTCTCTGGATAGGTCAAAAAGCGGTTGGATTTCTTGTCAAGACTATTATCAGCGAAGAATTTGTCAAGGATTTACTCAAGGACTACGCTAAAGATTTTTTCAAATATATCTTTAATAATGCTGTAACTGCGCCCTTCAAGCAAGAACCCCTGGAGAAAGCTGTTGTCATGGCTGTAACAGAATTTTTGCAACTCATGCAGCAGGATTTAGATGATAGTGTACTTGCTGAAGATGAAATTAAAAAGTATGAGCAGCCACTAAATAAATTTCTCAAGCATCCAGAAGTCAAAGCAATTTTGGGAAGTGCTTTTAAAGATGACTCTCAAGCTATAGATACTAAGAAATTAGAAACAATTTGGTATGAACTGAATGCTTCATACCCGTTACCGGATGATTTTAACTGGAAACGGATTGCCAGGAAATATCTGCAAAAGGTTAAAGAGATTATTATAGGAGTTCCTGAACTGCGAGAGATTCTGGATTCTAGAAATTTAGACAAAATCCAGAATAACACAACAGAGATAGCTGGCATTATTCCTGATTTTGATTTGGAAAGATACCAAGAGGCTATTAAAGAAACTTATAGCAATCTTAATTTAGACAGTTTAGATACAAGTACCTATGATTATCGAGATAAACTCAAAGTCTGGGATATATTCATAGCACAAAATGTCCGCGAAATTCACCAAGTTATTCCCCGAATTCACGAACTGCCGAAAGAACATCTCCGAAGATTGCAAGAAACTAACGAACTGGAAGCAGAAGTTGAGTTAGAAGAATTAGAACGCTACAAACGAGTTTATTTAGAACAACCGAAACGTTCTGTAGTGGATATTGTAAATGAGCAGCAGACTAATAAATATATCGTGATTCTGGGCGACCCTGGTTCCGGGAAATCTACTTTATTAAAATACTTGGCATTAAATTGGGCTAGGAGTCCTCTGAATAATTCTTTTTCTCTACCGATTCCTGTGCTGATTGAGTTACGCACTTATATGCGGCGGCGGGAGGATAAAGAGTGTCATAATTTTCTCGAATTTTTTCATAAATGTAGTGGTGCGATTTCTCACCTCAACCAACATCAACTGCACGAACAGCTAAAGAGTGGTAAGGCTTTAGTCATGTTCGATGGTTTGGATGAGGTATTTGATCCTGCTCAACGAGAAGATGTAATTACTGATATTCATCGCTTCACTAATGAATATCGTGATGTGCAGGTGATTGTCACTTCTCGCGTCATTGGCTACAAACCACAACGTTTGCGGGATGCTGAGTTTCACCACTTTATATTGCAAGATTTAGAAGCAGAACAAATTCAAGATTTTATTTACCGCTGGCATGAGTTAACTTTTATCGATACTGCGGATAAAGTTAGAAAATGGGAACGGCTAAAAATAGGGATTGAGACTTCACAATCTATTGCAGAACTAGCAGGAAATCCTCTGTTGTTGACGATGATGGCGATTCTGAATCGGAATCAGGAATTGCCAAGAGATAGAGCCGAACTTTATAATCAAGCATCGCGGGTATTGCTGCATCAATGGGATGTAGAACGTGCTTTGCAAGAAGATAAGAGGTTAGATCCTAAAACTATTGATTATAAAGATAAGCAAGCAATGTTGCGTCAGGTTGCCTATCGTATGCAAACGGGCGATAAAGGTTTGGCTGGCAATTTGATTAGTGCAGATGATTTAGAGAAGATTTTGACTGACTATCTCAAAAGTCTAGATGTGATTCAAGCTAGAGAACTTGCGCGGGTGATGATTAATCAACTGCGGACTCGCAATTTTATTTTATGTTTCTTGGGTGCAGATTACTATGCCTTTGTGCATCGGACTTTTTTAGAATATTTCTGTGCTTGGGAGTTTGTCTGGCAGTTTGAGAAGGAACGCAGTATTTCAATTGAGTATCTTAAAACAGAAGTTTTTGGCAAACACTGGCAAGATGAAACTTGGCATGAGGTATTGCTGTTAATTGCCGGAATGATTGATGCGAAATTTGTTGGTGAAATTATTGATTACTTAATGGTGCAAGATGGCGAAGAGGAAAAATCTATCAACCTCTTTTTAGCGGCTAAGTGTCTTGCAGAAGTGAGAAATCGCTCGGTGATTACGTCAGTGGCTAATAAATTATTTGACAAGCTTAAAGATTTAACTAAATATGACCTCTGGTACTATTACACACCCGATCAAGATGAAGAAACTAAGTTAGTTTGGGAAATTCGCACTCAAGCAGTTGCAACAATCGCCGCAATTTGGAAAGATAACAACGATACCTTACACTGGCTCAAAGACCGCGCCACTGCTGATAATAAATGGGATGTGCGACGTGCAACCATCGAAGCATTAGCCAGCAATTTCAAAGATGACCCGGACACCCGCTCGTTTCTCAAAGACCGCGCCACTGCTGATGATAATTGGGATGTGCGACGTGCAACCATCGAAGCATTAGCCAGCAATTTCAAAGATGACCCGGACACCCGCTCGTTTCTCAAAGACCGCGCCACTGCTGATGATAATTGGGATGTGCGACGTGCAGCCATCCAAGCATTAGCCAGCAATTTCAAAGATGACCCGGACACCCGCTCGTTTCTCAAAGACCGCGCCACTGCTGATAATAAATGGGATGTGCGACGTGCAACCATCGAAGCATTAGCCAGCAATTTCAAAGATGACCCGGACACCCGCTCGTTTCTCAAAGACCGCGCCACTGCTGATGATAATTGGGATGTGCGACGTGCAACCATCGAAGCATTAGCCAGCAATTTCAAAGATGACCCGGACACCCGCTCGTTTCTCAAAGACCGCGCCACTGCTGATGATAATTGGGATGTGCGACGTGCAGCCATCCAAGCATTAGCCAGCAATTTCAAAGATGACCCGGACACCCGCTCGTTTCTCAAAGACCGCGCCACTGCTGATAATAAATGGGATGTGCGACGTGCAACCATCGAAGCATTAGCCAGCAATTTCAAAGATGACCCGGACACCCGCTCGTTTCTCAAAGACCGCGCCACTGCTGATGATAATTGGGATGTGCGACGTGCAACCATCGAAGCATTAGCCAGCAATTTCAAAGATGACCCGGACACCCGCTCGATTCTCAAAGACCGCGCCACTGCTGATAATGAATCGTATGTGCGACGTGCAGCCATCGAAGCATTAGCCAGCAATTTCAAAGATGACCCGGACACCCGCTCGATTCTCAAAGACCGCGCCACTGCTGATGATGATGGGGATGTGCGATATGCAGCCATCCAAGCATTAGCCAGCAATTTCAAAGATGACCCGGACACCCGCTCGATTCTCAAAGACCGCGCCACTGCTGATGATGATGGGGATGTGCGATATGCAGCCATCGAAGCATTAGCCAGCAATTTCAAAGATGACCCGGACACCCGCTCGATTCTCAAAGACCGCGCCACTGCTGATGATGATGGGGATGTGCGATATGCAGCCATCCAAGCATTAGCCAGCAATTTCAAAGATGACCCGGACACCCGCTCGTTTCTCAAAGACCGCGCCAATGCTGATGATAATTGGGATGTGCGACGTGCAGCCATCCAAGCATTAGCCAGCAATTTCAAAGATGACCAGGACACCCGCTCGATTCTCAAAGACCGCGCCACTGCTGATGATGATGGGGATGTGCGATATGCAGCCATCCAAGCATTAGCCAGCAATTTCAAAGATGACCCGGACACCCGCTCGTTTCTCAAAGACCGCGCCAATGCTGATGATAATTGGGATGTGCGACGTGCAGCCATCCAAGCATTAGCCAGCAATTTCAAAGATGACCAGGACACCCGCTCGATTCTCAAAGACCGCGCCACTGCTGATGATAATTGGGATGTGCGACGTGCAGCCATCCAAGCATTAGGCAAACACTTTAGAAATCAGCCTGAGTTGTTTGAAATTTACTACAACTGCGCTTTCAATGACCCCTTTAAGCGTAAGAAAGACTATGAAACCAACCCTCGGCGCGTTGCACTGGAGATAATTATCAAGCAATTTTCTCAACATCCCCAGACTTTACCACTGTTGCACGACAGAGCCAAGAATGACCCAGATGAGCAAGTGCGAAAGTTTGCTCAACAAAAGTTGGCAGAATTAGAGAAGTAG